From Fusobacterium varium:
ACTCCACCACATAAAATTACTCCTGGAGAAATATGAACATAACTTTCTATAACATTATCATGTTCTATTATTGCTCCAGTATTTATAATTACATTCTCTTTTATAATGGTAAAAGAATTTATTGTAGTATTTGCCATAACTACTGTACCTTTTCCAATCTGTACATTTATTCCTATAATAGAAAAGGGATGAATAACATTTAATAATTTTATAGTTTGGTATTTTTGAGATATTTTTTTTCTTGTTAAATTATCTCCAATAGCTATAACAAAGTAACTTACTTCTTTTAGCTTTTCTATTAAAGAAGTATCCCCTAGTATAGGGAATCCCAAAATTTCTTTTTTCTCTAAATTATTAAAATTATCATCTAAAAAGCCTAAAATATTTATTTTTTCATTCAACAATTTTTTTCTCTTTAATAAAATATCTAAAATTACCTTTGCATGTCCTCCTGCTCCAATAATTACAATATCTTTCATTTTTCCTCTACTTCCTCAACTTTTATATTTTTTTAATTTCTCTATTACTACATTTACCTCTTCTTCAGTAAGGTTAGTACTGCATGGTATATTTAATATTCTATCAATGTAATATAGAGATTTTTCCATTTCATAGGCTTCGTTATTTAAATAAGGTTTCTGTTGATGAATAAGTCCCCATATTGGTCTAGACTGTATATTTTCTTCATTCAGCTTCAATAAAAGCTCATCTTTATTTAAGCCATATTTTTCTTTATCTACTAATAGAGAATAAAACCAATGATTCGATCTGATATTATCATTAAAAGGCATTAGATCCAACCCTTCTATTTTTTCTATTGCTTCTTTATATCTTTTATAATTTCTAATTTTTATATTTATAAAATCCTCAAGCTGATCTATCTGTTCTGTTCCTAAAGCAGCCTGAAGATTAAGCATTCTGTAGTTATACCCAATTTCATCATGAATAAAATACAGTGGGTTAGTTTTTGCTTGTACTGATAAAAATCTTACTTTATCTAAAAGTTCTTGGTTATTTGAAACAACCATTCCTCCCCCACCAGTAGTTATTATCTTGTTTGCATTGAAAGAATAAACTCCAATATCCCCTATTGTTCCTGCAAATTTTCCTTTGTATCTTCCTGATATATAATAAGTTCCTAATGCCTCTGTTGAATCTTCTAATACTTTTAAATTATATTTTTGGGCTATATCCATTATTTTTTCCATATCAGCCATATTTCCAAAAACATGGACTACCACTATTACTTTTATTTGCTTTTTAGTTTTCTTGTTATAAAATTTTCCTTCTATTATTTCACATTCTTCTCTACAAAATTTTTCTAATTTTATTGGGTCTATACAAAATGTATCATCACAATCTATAAATACTGGTTGTGCTCCCAAATAAGTTATTGGATTTACTGCTGCAATAAATGTTAATGTAGGGGCTATTACTTCTTCATCTCTTTCTACTCCCAATACTCTCAAAGCTGTATGAAGTCCTGCTGTTCCACTTTGTATTCCTACAGCTTCCTTTACTCCTACATATTTAGCTATTTTATCTTCAAATTCACTTATAAATCTTCCTCCAGTTGATACCCAACCACTCTCTAAACATTCACTTAGATTTCTTAGAATATTTTCTTTCCCCAGATTTGGAATTGATAAATTTATTACTCTTCCCATTTTCTTTTCCCCCATTTTATTTTGGCTCTTTATATGTTGGAACTATTAATTTCAAAATATTTTTTATTTTCTCATTACTATATTCATTTAATGATTCTTTTAATTTTTCTAATAATTCTTCTAAATTATCGTTTTCAGATTTTAATTTAGCTATATATATCTTCTGTGATTCAGTTTTTTCACAATGTTTTACATCATAAAGTAGTTCCTCATATAGCTTTTCTCCTGGTCTAAGTCCAGTTATTTCTATACCTATTTCTTTTTCCAATCCTGATAATTCAATCATTTTCTTTGCTAAATCTATTATTTTTATTGGTTCTCCCATATCAAGAACAAAAACTTCTCCCCCGTTGCCAAGGCTTCCTGCTCTTAATACAAGCTGACTCGCTTCAGATATTGTCATAAAATATCTTATTATATCTGGATGAGTTACTGTTAAATTTTTTCTTTCTGCTATCTTCTTTTTAAAAATTGGAATAACACTTCCATTACTTCCTAAAACATTACCAAATCTAACAGCCATGAATTTTGTTTTTCCTTTATCATTGTAGTGTTCCACAAGCATTTCCGTTACTCTTTTAGTTGTTCCCATAACACTAGTAGGATTTACTGCTTTATCTGTTGAGATTAAAACAAACTTTTCCACTTCATTTAATATTGAACTTTCAATTAGATTTTTAGTTCCATATATATTATTTTTTACAGCTTCTTCTGGATTTCTCTCCATTAACGGCACATGTTTATGAGCTGCTGCATGAAATACCAATTGAGGTTTATATTTATCAAAAAGATATTCTATTTTTTTCTTATCTCTTATATTCCCTATTTCAATATTCAATTTAATTTCTGGATATGTTTCTCTTAAAAAAAGTTCTAGAAAATATAGATCATTTTCATTTATATCCAACAAAATCAATTCCTCAGGACTATACTTTACTATCTGTTTTGATAGTTCACTTCCTATTGATCCTGCTGCTCCTGTAACTAGTATCTTCTTATTTTCTAAAAAAGTTTTTATCTGTAAAATATTATGCTGGACTACTTCTCTTCCCAATAAGTCTTCTATTTCAAAATCTTTTACTTGCGAGAAAAAATTCTTTGACATCATAAGTTGGGACATATTAGGAATAATTTTTATTTCTATCTTATTTAAATTTAATACTTTAATAAGTTTTTCTAAATCTTGTTTTGATATTGACGTACTAGCTATCACACAAATATCCACTTTATTTGATTTTAAAAATTTTTTTAAATTGTCACTTTTATCTTTTACTTCTATTCCTAAAAATTTTTTCCCCACTTTAAAATCATCATTATCCAAAAACCCTACAACATTATATTGAATTTTATCTTCTACTATTCCAGCAGCCACAGCTTTTCCTGCATATCCCGCGCCTATGATTAAAATATTTTTCATCTTTTCTCCTAACTATTTATTTCAATAAGATCTAAAACAATATCTTTTGTAGCTTTTAACTCCTTTTCATCATATAAATAGTTTTTATAATATTTTTGATATTTCTCTTTATCTACTTTTAATTCTATATTTTTATTAAAGTTAAATTTTTCAACTTCAATTAAAGTAGAATTTAATTCACCAATAGCAATCTTCTTAATAATACTTTTCATCCATTGTGGGAATTCTTCCATTATTAAAAAGATAATTGGTTTTTTATCAATAGTTGCCAAACTTAAAATGGTACTATAATGTGCAATTATAAATCTACTTTTTTTTATTTCCAAAGCAGTTTCTCCCTTTATAATTTTACGTCCATTAAAAAAATTGACATTATAATTAGAACTCGGATGTGCTGCTATTACAACATTTGTATTAAATTTTTTTTCTATATGTTCAAAAAACATATTCAATTTTTTATAATATTTATTAGCCTCAATTCTTTGAATATTTCTACGATCAAAATCTAGATGATAAGGTAAATTTTGGTCTAAAAAAACAACCTGATTTTCTTCTGTCTTTTTTATTTGATAATAATCACTTAAATCTTTATGCATTATTGAAATAAAATTTATTTCTTTATTTTTTAGTTTATATGTTTTTTGAAAATTAACTTTACATCCTTCGCCAGAATACAAAAGATTTATTTTGGGATCACTATTTTTCATTTCGTTTGACAATTTATTTTTATACACTTTGAACATTGTTTTTTCATAAACTCTTTTTAAGATATAAAAAGTATTCATATTAAAAATTCTAGTCATTAAATTTAAAATATATTTATCATTAATAGTAGGTAATCCTTGTGTCATTATTAAATTAAATTTAATTTTATTCTTTAATAATGCCCGATAAATTTTTAAATGAGCATAATCTGGTAACTCAACTATAAATACCATTGTATTTTTATCTAATTCCTTTATTTTTTTTAAAATATCTTTTGTTTTTTTAAAAATATATTTTTTTTCTATTTCTTTTTTATCTAAAATTTTTGATGGTAGTATTTTATTAGTTAAATAATAAATACTCCAATATTCAACATTTTTTTTTAACAATTCATCTTTTATTCCTAAGGTTTCTTTCGTTGGATAAAACCAAATAGATGCACTTATAAAAATAACTTTCATTTAAATTTTCTCCTTAAATAAGTGTAAAATTTATAATTAAAATTTTTCTTTAATACTTTTTTATTATATTTTTTAGTAAAATTATGGAAGGCTTATTATAAATTTTTTATTAGTTACTTTTTCTAATTTCTTTATACATTTTCTAAATTTGTCAAAAGACAAATGTTCTAATACTTGGCAACATAAAACGCAATTGAATTTTTTATCTACTATAATTATCTATTTTTAAAATATCTCCTATATAATCAATATTTAAATCTTCTGTTATATCAAAAATTTTTATCTTATCCTTTTTTTAATATTAGGTACTATTTTGTTTTCTGCTCCTATTATTAATATGTTTTCATTTTTCTCTTTTAATACCCTTTCTATCTGTTTATAATATGAATTTTCTCTTGCTTTATCTACATAGTTTAAGAAGTTATAATATTAATCAACTTATTTTTTATTTGTCCTCCATTTTTATATAATTTTTTTATTTCTCATTTATCATTTCAAAATTCTCAAACAGCCATATATTTTTTAATTTTTAATATTGGAATATTTTTCTAAAAAAGAATATATAATTCCTTGTTTTATTTCTAAGTTGCCCATTATTTATTTCTCTTTTTTAAAATAAAAAATCTATGATATTTATTTTCTAATGGAGTATACTCATTTTCAATATTAAAATATTTTCCTAATATTTTTCTTATTTTTCCCACTGGATATCCTTTTGTTCCAATTTCCCAATAATGCTCTCCATTAAATTTATATTTCACATAATTCTTTGGTAAAGACACATTTAAATTTAATACCGGTATTTTAGGTATTTTAAAAGAAATCCAAGCCCTAATATATTGTTGTGGAAGGCTTATTATACATTTTTTCTCAGTTATTTTCTCTAGTTTTTCTATGCATTTTTCAAATTTGTCAAAAGGCAAATGTTCTAATACTTGACAACATAAAACACAATCGAAATTTTTCTCTAATATATTATCTACTTTTAAAATATCTCCTATATAATCAGGATTTAAATCCTCTGCTATATCAAAAATTTTTACCTCATCCATTTTTGTTTTTAAAATATTAGGTACTATTTTATCTCCGGCTCCAATTATTAGTACATTTTCATTTTCTTCTTTTAATACTTCCTCTATCTGCTTATAGTATGAATTCCACCTTGGTTTATCTACATAGTTTAAGAAGTTATAATGTTTTTTATCAACTTGTTTTTTCACTTATCCTCCATTCATTTTATATTATCTTTTTTATTCCTCAATTACTATTTCAAAATTCCTAAGCAATCATATATTTTTTTAGTTTTTAATAGTTGGATATTTTCTTTAAACTCTTTATGTCTTTGTGCTAATACTAAATAATCTGCTTTTTTTAGAATCTCTTCTAAAGAATAAAGCTTAAATCCATCCACTTCTTTTTTATCTACATTTGGTTCACAAGCTATTACTTTATATCCTTTATCTCTTAATATCTCTGCTATCTCCATTGCTGGTGATTCTCTTAGATCATCTATATCTGGTTTATATGCCAGTCCTAATACTCCAACTGTCAATTCCTTATTTCCTTTAAGTATTTCATCTACTTTATTTACTATAAATCTTGGCTTAAAATCATTAATTAATCTTGCTTCTCTTATTACATTTGCTTCTTTGGGGAATTTTTCTACTATAAACCATGGATCTACTGCAAGGCAATGTCCTCCTACTCCAGCTCCTGGTGTTAGTATATTTACCCTTGGATGCTTATTTGCCAGTTTTATAAGTTCAAATACATTTATATTAAGCTTGTCACATATTACTGACAATTCATTTGCAAAAGCAATATTTACATCTCTGAATGTATTCTCTACTAATTTACACATTTCAGCTGTTATATCATCTGTTATATAACATGTTCCTTCTTTTACCATTGCTTTATATATTACCTTAGTATATTCAGCTGCTTCTTTTCTTTCAGCTCCTATTATTCTGTCATTATGCTCAAGTTCATATAGTATCTTTCCTGGTAATACTCTCTCTGGGCAATGAACTGTCATAAATTTATCTCTTGATATCCCTGATTCTCTTTCTAATATATCTGTCATTAACTTTGTTGTCATTGGAGGAACTGTTGATTCCAGTATAACCAGATTATTCTCTTCCAATACCTCTGCCACTTCTTTTGCTCCACTTTCAACATATGATAAATCTGCTATTTTTTCTTCATGTTCTTTTTTAAATGGTGTTGGTACTGCTATTATAAATACATCTGATTTTTCTAGTTTATCTGTAGGAAGTAATCTCCCACTTCTCAAAGCTTCTTCAAAAGCTCCTTGAAGATCTGGTTCTACTATATGGATATGTCCATTTTTTAAAGTTTCTATAACTTTCTTATTTACATCAAAACCATTTACTGTAAATCCAGCTCTTGCAAATGCTATTGCTGTTGGAAGACCTATATATCCCATTCCCAATATTGTAATTTTTAAATCTTTTTCTTCTGCTTTCCTTAAAAGTATGTTCATTCTTTTTCTTCCTCCAAGTCAACTAGATAGTTTCTAAATAGTTTCTTATTCTTTCTGATGTTTTTCCATCTCCATATGGATTATTAGCCTTAGACATTTTTTCATAAGTTTCTCCCTCTAATAGCTCCATATCCTTTATTACATCTCCATACTTTGTTCCTGTAAGTTTTGCTGTTCCTGCTTCTATTGCTTCTGGCCTCTCTGTTGTATCTCTCAGTACAAGTGTTGGCTTTCCTAAGCTTGGTGCTTCTTCCTGTACTCCTCCTGAATCTGTCATTATATAATGAGCTCCATCCATTATTGCTATAAACTCAAGATACTCCAAAGGTTCTATTAAAATTTTTCTTTCAAATCCATCTAACACTCTATGTGCTGTATCTCTAACTAGAGGATTTAAATGCATTGGAAAGACTAAGTAAATATCTTTATGTTTCTCCAAATAATCTCTGACTGCTCTTAGAGTTTCCTCCATTGGTTTACCCCAATTTTCCCTTCTATGCATTGTTATAAGAATATATTTTTTATCATCTACTCCATACTTTTTCTTAATTTCTTCTATATCCTTATTTTTATTTTTCTTTACCCAATAAAGAGCATCTATCACTGTGTTTCCACATTTTATTATCTTTTCTTTGGGATAATTTTCTCTTAGTAAGTTATTTACATTTACATCTGTAGGTGCAAAATGAATATCAGTTATATTTCCAACTAATTTTCTATTTGCTTCCTCTGGAAATGGAGAGTATATATCTCCTGTTCTAAGTCCAGCTTCTATATGCCCCACTGGTATTTGATTATAGAAAGCTGTCAATGCTCCTGTGAGAACTGATGTTGTATCTCCTTGAACTAAAATATAGTCAAATTTTTCTTTTTTTACTATTTTATCCAGTTCCAACATCAGTCTTCCTGTAAGTTCTGAAAGTCCTTGCCCCTGTTTCATTATTTCTAAGTCATAATCAGGTTTTATTCCAAATAGATCTAATACCTGATAAAGCATTTCTTTATGCTGACCTGTCACTACAACTTTTACATCTATTCCATTTTCCTTAAGTTCATGATATACTGGAGACATTTTTATAGCTTCTGGTCTTGTTCCAAATATTAATCCTACTTTCATTTTTTCATCTCCATATAATACTCAATTAATTTCTTAGCAATAATATCATTTGAAAATCTTTTATCTATTATTCTTTCTGGAGAATTTAAAATTTCTAATATATCAATTTCATCCTCTTGATAAGTTAATAGTCTAAGTTCATTTTTAAAATAATTGTATATCTCATTTTTATTTTTAAATAAACAAATTATTTTTTTATCTGTACCTAAGTAATCATATATTTTTCCAGGTATTTGAGTAGTATTATTTCCATTGTCAATAAACAATAAATAATCTGATTTTTTATAAACTTCTTTTATTTCTTCAAATGAAATACTTCCTTTATAATAAACAAAAGAAAAAACATTTATACTCTTTAAAAGATTTTCATCTACATTTCCATATATATTAAATTCTATATTCTTTAAACTTTTCTCATTATATTCTTTCAATAATTTTAAAAAATGTAATATATTTCTATTTTTATTCAAAACTCCTGTATATGTTATAATAATCTTATCTCTTTTGCTCTTAGAACTACCTTTAACTTCTTCCAAATAACCTCTTGGAATATATTTCATTTTATTACTAAATTCTGGATACATATCTCTCAAATCATTTAGTGTAAAAGGAGATACATAAAATATTCTATCTGCTTTTTTTAGTAACTCTTTTTCCTTAAATTTGGCTCTAATTTTTTTTAATTTGCTTAATCCTATATCACTACTCCAAGGATCCCCCCAAATTTGAAACCAAATTATATTTGGATATAATTTTTTTATTTTTTCTCCTATATAATGTGAAGTTTTAGTATCTGAAGATGAAATTATTAGATCATATTCTTTAAAATTTATATTTAATTTATTAAATTCTGTTATCCATTCTTTATCAATATCAGGGAAAAAATAAATTTCTTTTATTAAACCTTTCAATAATTTAAATATTTTATTTATATTTTTTATTTTTCCATCAATTTTAATACTTCTATTTAAATGTTCATAATAATAATTTAAAATTTTCAATTCTGATTGAAAAACTCTATTATCATTCTTTTTTACTAAATATTGATCTATTTCAAGTGTTGGATACTTTATTGTCAAAATATCCACCCCTAATTCAAGTTTATTTAATCCTAATATTAATCCCATATTTCTTATAGATGCAGAACTAGCCTCTCTAAAAACTAAAGATGATATATATAATATTTTCATTTTATTACCTTTCATTTTTGATTTTATAAAATTATAAGTGCTCTTACAGTTTATTTTTCTATATTTTTTATAAATTTTAATAGTTCTTCTTCAGATTCTTCCCAATACAATTTTTGATTATTTTTATAGAATTTTATATTATTTTGCAAATTTAAAATCTTTTCTTTATTTAATTGATTAATTATATTTTTTATTTCTTGTATATTATATGGATCTACCACAATGCCTATTCCATTTTCATGTACTAAGTTTCCTAATTGTGTATTTTTAGCAAAAAAGCAAGGTTTTTCAAATAAAATACTTTCAAAAAATTTATTTGAAATTGCAAATTTAACATTATAATCCTTATTAGGATAAACAGCCCATATCAAATCTGTATTAACATAAAA
This genomic window contains:
- a CDS encoding putative acetyltransferase, which produces MKDIVIIGAGGHAKVILDILLKRKKLLNEKINILGFLDDNFNNLEKKEILGFPILGDTSLIEKLKEVSYFVIAIGDNLTRKKISQKYQTIKLLNVIHPFSIIGINVQIGKGTVVMANTTINSFTIIKENVIINTGAIIEHDNVIESYVHISPGVILCGGVKVEESSWIGAGSIIKPNIKIGKNVIVGAGTVVIRDIEDNCTVVGNPAKVIKRNDYEEK
- a CDS encoding putative aminotransferase, whose amino-acid sequence is MGRVINLSIPNLGKENILRNLSECLESGWVSTGGRFISEFEDKIAKYVGVKEAVGIQSGTAGLHTALRVLGVERDEEVIAPTLTFIAAVNPITYLGAQPVFIDCDDTFCIDPIKLEKFCREECEIIEGKFYNKKTKKQIKVIVVVHVFGNMADMEKIMDIAQKYNLKVLEDSTEALGTYYISGRYKGKFAGTIGDIGVYSFNANKIITTGGGGMVVSNNQELLDKVRFLSVQAKTNPLYFIHDEIGYNYRMLNLQAALGTEQIDQLEDFINIKIRNYKRYKEAIEKIEGLDLMPFNDNIRSNHWFYSLLVDKEKYGLNKDELLLKLNEENIQSRPIWGLIHQQKPYLNNEAYEMEKSLYYIDRILNIPCSTNLTEEEVNVVIEKLKKYKS
- a CDS encoding polysaccharide biosynthesis protein, coding for MKNILIIGAGYAGKAVAAGIVEDKIQYNVVGFLDNDDFKVGKKFLGIEVKDKSDNLKKFLKSNKVDICVIASTSISKQDLEKLIKVLNLNKIEIKIIPNMSQLMMSKNFFSQVKDFEIEDLLGREVVQHNILQIKTFLENKKILVTGAAGSIGSELSKQIVKYSPEELILLDINENDLYFLELFLRETYPEIKLNIEIGNIRDKKKIEYLFDKYKPQLVFHAAAHKHVPLMERNPEEAVKNNIYGTKNLIESSILNEVEKFVLISTDKAVNPTSVMGTTKRVTEMLVEHYNDKGKTKFMAVRFGNVLGSNGSVIPIFKKKIAERKNLTVTHPDIIRYFMTISEASQLVLRAGSLGNGGEVFVLDMGEPIKIIDLAKKMIELSGLEKEIGIEITGLRPGEKLYEELLYDVKHCEKTESQKIYIAKLKSENDNLEELLEKLKESLNEYSNEKIKNILKLIVPTYKEPK
- the wecC gene encoding UDP-N-acetyl-D-mannosaminuronic acid dehydrogenase; its protein translation is MNILLRKAEEKDLKITILGMGYIGLPTAIAFARAGFTVNGFDVNKKVIETLKNGHIHIVEPDLQGAFEEALRSGRLLPTDKLEKSDVFIIAVPTPFKKEHEEKIADLSYVESGAKEVAEVLEENNLVILESTVPPMTTKLMTDILERESGISRDKFMTVHCPERVLPGKILYELEHNDRIIGAERKEAAEYTKVIYKAMVKEGTCYITDDITAEMCKLVENTFRDVNIAFANELSVICDKLNINVFELIKLANKHPRVNILTPGAGVGGHCLAVDPWFIVEKFPKEANVIREARLINDFKPRFIVNKVDEILKGNKELTVGVLGLAYKPDIDDLRESPAMEIAEILRDKGYKVIACEPNVDKKEVDGFKLYSLEEILKKADYLVLAQRHKEFKENIQLLKTKKIYDCLGILK
- the wecB gene encoding UDP-N-acetylglucosamine 2-epimerase translates to MKVGLIFGTRPEAIKMSPVYHELKENGIDVKVVVTGQHKEMLYQVLDLFGIKPDYDLEIMKQGQGLSELTGRLMLELDKIVKKEKFDYILVQGDTTSVLTGALTAFYNQIPVGHIEAGLRTGDIYSPFPEEANRKLVGNITDIHFAPTDVNVNNLLRENYPKEKIIKCGNTVIDALYWVKKNKNKDIEEIKKKYGVDDKKYILITMHRRENWGKPMEETLRAVRDYLEKHKDIYLVFPMHLNPLVRDTAHRVLDGFERKILIEPLEYLEFIAIMDGAHYIMTDSGGVQEEAPSLGKPTLVLRDTTERPEAIEAGTAKLTGTKYGDVIKDMELLEGETYEKMSKANNPYGDGKTSERIRNYLETI